Genomic DNA from Mesorhizobium sp. 131-2-1:
GCCTCGCGTCTGCGCACCCGCGTCCTCGACGTGCTGAAGGCTGAAGGCTATATCCGCGACTACAGCCAGACCGACTTCGAGAACGGCAAGTCCGAAATCGAAATCGAGCTGAAGTATTTCGACGGCGCGCCGGTCGTGCGCGAAATCGCCCGTGTCTCGAAGCCGGGCCGCCGCGTCTATGTCTCGGCCAAGTCGATCCCGCAGGTCGCCAACGGCCTCGGCATCGCCATCCTTTCGACGCCGAAGGGCGTGATGGCCGACCACGAAGCGCGCGAACAGAACGTCGGCGGTGAAATCCTCTGCCAGATCTTCTGATCTGGCGCGTGATCGAAAGCGGTATCCGGTTTTCGGCAATGCTCGAAAACTGGACCCTGAACCTAGAGAAGTGACGAGGACAACAAAATGTCTCGTATTGGAAAGAAACCCGTTTCGCTGCCGCAGGGCGTGACCGCGACCGTCAACGGCCAGACCGTGACGGCGAAGGGCCCCAAGGGCGAGCTGAAGTTCGTGGTCAACGACGAAGTGCTGGTCAAGCTGGAAGGCACCGAGATTGCCGTCCAGCCGCGCGACCAGACCAAGACGGCCCGCGCCAAGTGGGGCATGTCGCGCACGCAGATCGTCAACATCCTGCAGGGTGTGAAGGACGGCTTCGAGAAGCGGCTCGAGATCACCGGCGTCGGCTATCGCGCCGCCATGCAGGGCAAGAACCTGCAGCTTGCGCTTGGCTTCAGCCACGACGTGGTCTACGAGACCCCGCAGGGCATCACGATCACGGTGCCGAAGCCGACGGAAATCACGGTCACCGGCATCGACAAGCAGCAGGTCGGGCAGGTTGCCGCCGAGATCCGCGAGTACCGCGGTCCCGAGCCCTACAAGGGCAAGGGCGTGCGCTACGCCGGCGAGAAGATCGTCCGCAAGGAAGGCAAGAAGAAGTAATCATCGCAACGCCGCGGGGCGCGGCCGCGGGAGGCATCTTCGCCTACCGCACAGGGTTGCCCCCGTTTTCTGAAGGCAAGGAAAAGTACCATGGGCTCGAAAGAATCCACTCAGCGCCGCGCTCAGCGCGTGCGTCGCCAGATCAAGAAGGTTGCGGGCGAGCGTCCGCGTCTCTCGGTCCATCGCACCTCGAAGAACATCTACGTCCAGGTCATCGACGACGCCAAGGGCCACACGCTGGCCGCCGCCTCGACGCTGGAGAAGGACCTCAAGGGTTCGCTCAAGACCGGCGCCGATACCGCGGCTGCTGCGGCTGTCGGCAAGCTGATCGCCGAGCGCGCCTCGAAGGCCGGCGTCAAGGAAGTCGTCTTCGACCGTGGCCCGTACATCTATCACGGCCGCGTCAAGGCGCTGGCCGAGGCCGCCCGCGAAGGTGGCCTGAGCTTCTAATTTTTCACCGCCGGCGACCCAAAGCGGCGCCGGCATTTCAGCAACCGTGCTTCCGGAAAAGAACAAGGAACAGGATATGGCACAGGAACGTAGGGAAGGCGGCCGCGGCCGCGAGCGTGAGCGCGAAGAGCGCGACGACGGCATGGTGGACAAGCTCGTCCACATCAACCGCGTCGCCAAGGTGGTGAAGGGCGGCCGGCGTTTCGGCTTTGCCGCACTCGTCGTCGTCGGCGACCAGAAGGGCCGCGTCGGCTTCGGCCACGGCAAGGCACGCGAAGTGCCGGAAGCGATCCGCAAGGCGACCGAGTCGGCCAAGCGCGACATGATCTTCGTGCCGCTGCGCTCGGGCCGCACGCTGCACCACGACGTCGAGGGCCGCTGGGGCGCCGGACGCGTTCTGCTGCGCGCCGCCAAGCAGGGTACCGGCATCATCGCCGGCGGCCCGATGCGCGCCGTCTTCGAGACGCTCGGCATGCATGACGTGGTCGCCAAGTCGATGGGTTCGTCGAACCCCTACAACATGGTTCGCGCCACCTTCGACGCGCTGAAGAGCCAGATGCATCCGAAGGATGTAGCTGCCGCGCGCGGCATCAAGTACTCGACCCTTCAGGCCCGCCGCGGCACCGCCGTCGCGGCTGAAGAATAGTCGACGCGACCAGGGATCCAGACCATGGCCAAGAAAGCTACCAAGACCATCACCGTCGAGCAGATCGGCTCGCCGATCCGGCGGCCGAAGGAGCAGCGCGCGACGCTGGTCGGCCTCGGCCTCAACAAGATGCACAAGCAGCGCACGCTGGAAGATACGCCTTCCGTGCGCGGCATGATCGCTGCCGTCCAGCATCTCGTCCGCGTCGTGGACGAGGGCTGAGCAGAAGCGCAGGAGAACGAAGATGAAACTCAACGATCTGCGTGACAAGGACGGCGCCACGCACTCCAAGAAGCGTCTGGGCCGCGGCATCGGCTCCGGCTCCGGCAAGACCGGCGGTCGCGGCGTCAAGGGCCAGAAGGCACGCTCAGGCGTTGCCATCAACGGCTTCGAGGGCGGCCAGATGCCGCTCTACCGGCGCCTGCCGAAGCGCGGCTTCAACAACCTGTTCGCCAAGAGCTTCACGGTCGTGTCGCTGGCCCGTATCCAGGCCGCGGTCGATGCCAAGAAGCTCGACGCCAAGGCAACGGTGACGGCTGAGGCACTGGTTGCCGCCGGCGTCATCCGCCGCGTCAAGGACGGCGTGCGCGTGCTGTCCGACGGCGAGCTCAAGGCGAAGCTTGCCTTCGACGTGGCCGGCGCCTCCAAGGCTGCGATCGAGAAGATCGAGAAGGCCGGCGGCTCGGTGAAGGTGCCGGAAAAGGCCGCCGCTGAGTAACGGCGATTTGAAGCGCAGATGGCACGAGCGAAGCCAGGTTTTGCCCGCCATCGCGCTTTGATCTGATCAATTAGGCGGCCGCGTCAACGCGGCCGCTTGCATGTTTACGGTCCGGAGCTTATCTCGTGAGCTTCGGTGACACGCGCCGCCTGAGCTGCGGGCATCGAGCGTGACCAAGCGGAGAATCAGGCATGGCTTCGGCTGCTGAACAACTAGCCTCGAATCTGAATTTTTCGGCCTTCGCCAAGGCCGAGGACCTGAAGAAGCGCATCTGGTTCACCGTCGGCGCGCTGCTCGTCTACCGGCTCGGCACCTATATCCCGCTGCCCGGCATCAATCCCGACGCGTTCGCCCAGGCCTTCTCCTCGCAGAGCAAGGGCGTGCTCGGCATGTTCAACATGTTCGCCGGCGGCGCCGTGCAGCGCATGGCGATCTTCGCGCTGGGCATCATGCCCTACATCTCCGCCTCCATCATCATGCAGCTGATGACCTCGGTCATCCCGTCGCTGGAAGCGCTGAAGAAGGAAGGCGAGCAGGGCCGCAAGATCATCAACCAGTACACGCGCTACGGCACCGTGCTTCTGGCGCTGGTGCAGGCCTACGGCATCTCTGTCGGACTGGAGGGCGGCAACGGCATCGTCAACGATCCTGGCATGTTCTTCCGCATCTCCACCGTCGTGACGCTGGTCGGCGGCACTATGTTCCTGATGTGGCTCGGCGAGCAGATCACCGCGCGCGGCATCGGCAACGGCATTTCGTTGATCATCTTCTCCGGCATCGTCGCCGGCCTGCCGCGCGCCATCTCCGGTACGCTGGAGCTCGGCCGCACCGGCGCGCTGTCGACCGGGCTGATCCTGGCGATCATCGTGCTCGCCATCGTCGTCATTGCCCTTATCGTGTTCTTCGAGCGCGCACAGCGCCGCCTGCTGATCCAGTATCCGAAGCGCCAGGTCGGCAACCGCATGTTCCAGGGCGACACCTCGCATTTGCCGCTGAAGCTCAACACGTCGGGCGTCATCCCGCCGATCTTCGCGTCGTCGCTGCTGCTGCTGCCGGCAACGGTCGCCGGCTTCTCGCAGACGACCAACATGCCCGCCTGGGCAAGCACGATCCTTGCCTCGCTCGGCCACGGCCAGCCGCTCTACATGGCGTTTTACGCGGCCATGATCGTGTTCTTCGCCTTCTTCTACACCGCGATCGTCTTCAACCCGAAGGACACCGCCGACCAGCTCAAGAAGCATTCCGGCTTCATTCCGGGCTACCGTCCGGGCGAGCGCACCGCCGATTACATCGACTATGTCCTCACGCGCATCACCGTCATCGGCGCCATCTACCTGGTGCTGGTGTGCCTGCTGCCCGAATTCCTGATTTCAGCGACTGGCGTACCATTCTACCTTGGTGGCACATCGCTTCTGATCGTGGTCAGTGTAACGCTCGATACGGTGGCGCAGATTCAGGGTCACCTGATCGCGCACCAGTATGAGGGCCTGATCAAGAAGTCGAAGTTGCGCGGGGGGAAGAGGACCAGATGAGGCTGATATTGCTTGGACCGCCGGGGGCGGGCAAGGGGACACAAGCGCAAAGACTGGTAGAGAAATACCGCATACCCCAGCTCTCGACTGGCGACATGTTGCGTGCGGCGGTGCAGGCCGGTACCGAGGTTGGCAAGCGGGCCAAGGCGGTTATGGATGCCGGTGAGCTGGTTTCCGATGTCATCGTCAACGCCATCGTGGCCGAGCGTATCGACCAGGCTGATTGCGCAAATGGCTTCATCCTCGACGGTTACCCCCGCACCCTGGTTCAGGCCGATGCGGTCGAATCGATGCTCGCGGAGCGTGGCCTCCATCTCGACGCCGTCATCGAACTCGTCGTCGATGACAAGGCGCTGGTTGGGCGAATCGTCAAGCGCGCCGAGGATGCCAAGGCCGCCGGCCAGCCGGTGCGCAAGGATGACAATCCAGCCGTGTTCGAGGAGCGCTTGCGGGAGTACTACAAGAAGACCGCTCCGCTGATTGGCTACTACTACGCCAAGGGCAGGCTGAAGAGCGTCGACGGCATGGCCGACATAGACACCGTCACGAGAGAGATCGAAGCGGTGCTCAAATCCGTCACCCAGGCGGCGGCATAGAGAAAACAGACGATTGCGCTTGACTGTAGCGGTCCGCTGGGGTATGGCGGCCCGTCTTCCATCAGGCATAGGCTTTGCTTGTCCGCAAGGGCAAGGCAGCCGCTTTGAACTGGAAACTCCCGCAAGGGCCGGCCTCCACCGGACGCGGGGCAACTTGAAGCGCCGGCTCGTCCGGCCCATATGGAGAAGAGAGAAGATGGCTCGTATAGCCGGCGTCAACATTCCGACCAACAAGCGCGTCGTCATCGCGCTTCAGTACATTCACGGCATTGGCAAGAAGTTCGCCCAGGAGATCGTCGACAAGGTCGGCATCCCGGCCGAGCGCCGCGTCAACCAGCTGACCGACGCGGAAGTGCTGCAGATCCGCGAGACGATCGACCGCGACTACCAGGTCGAAGGCGACCTGCGCCGTGAAGTGTCGATGAACATCAAGCGGCTCATGGACCTCGGCTGCTACCGCGGCCTGCGTCACCGCCGCTCGCTGCCGGTCCGCGGCCAGCGCACGCATACCAACGCGCGCACCCGCAAGGGCCCGGCCAAGTCGATCGCCGGTAAGAAGAAGTAAGCGAGCGAATAGCGAGTAGCCATTGGCGAGTAGGGGTCCCTATTCGCCAATGGCTACTCACCACTCGCTCTCAAAGGTGGAGCCGCTGGCATTACGGCGGTGTAGAGATCAACTGAAAGGACTACCATGGCCAAGGAAGCCGCTCGTGTTCGCCGTCGCGAACGCAAGAACATCTCGTCGGGCGTTGCCCACGTCAATTCGACCTTCAACAACACGATGATCACCATCACCGACGCGCAGGGCAATTCGATCGCCTGGTCGTCGGCCGGCGCCCAAGGCTTCAAGGGTTCGCGCAAGTCGACCCCGTTCGCCGCCCAGATGGCCGCCGAGGATGTCGCCAAGAAGGCGCAGGAACACGGCATGCGCATGCTCGAAGTCGAGGTCTGCGGACCCGGCTCGGGCCGTGAATCGGCGCTGCGCGCGCTGCAGGCCGCCGGCTTCACCATCACCTCGATCCGGGATGTGACGCCGATCCCGCACAATGGCTGCCGCCCGCGCAAGAAGCGCCGCGTCTAAGGAACTATCGAACGCCGCGTGAGCGCCAAAAGCGCTCCTCCGCGGCATTCCAGGTCGCCCGCCACGATTGGATGGTGGCGGGGCAACGGAAGGAAAGCATCATGATCCAGAAAAACTGGCAGGAACTGATCAAGCCGAACAAGATCGAGTTCTCGTCGAAGAAGAAGACGATGACCACGCTGGTGGCCGAGCCGCTCGAGCGCGGCTTCGGCCTCACGCTGGGCAACGCGCTGCGGCGCGTGCTTCTGTCTTCGCTGCGTGGCGCGGCCGTCACCGCCGTGCAGATCGACGGCGTCCTGCATGAATTCTCGTCGATCGCCGGCGTGCGCGAGGACGTGACCGACATCGTCTTGAACATCAAGGAAATCGCCATCCGCATGGAAGGCGACGGCCCGAAGCGCATGGTCGTTCGCAAGCAGGGCCCTGGCGCCGTGCTGGCAGGCGACATCCAGACGGTCGGCGACGTCGAGATCCTCAACCCCGACCACGTCATCTGCACGCTGGACGAAGGTGCCGAGATCCGCATGGAGTTCACCGTCGACACGGGCAAGGGCTACGTGCCGGCCGAGCGCAACCGCGCCGAGGACGCGCCGATCGGGCTGATCCCGGTCGACAGCCTCTACTCGCCGGTCAAGAAGGTCTCCTACAAGGTCGAGAACACCCGCGAGGGCCAGGTTCTCGACTATGACAAGCTGACCATGACCATCGAGACCGACGGTTCGATCTCGGGCGAGGACGCGGTGGCTTTCGCCGCCCGCATCCTGCAGGACCAGCTCGGCCTGTTCGTCAACTTCGACGAACCGCAGAAGGAAGTCGCGGCCGAGGCCGTCACCGAGCTCGCCTTCAACCCGGCGCTGCTCAAGAAGGTCGACGAGCTCGAGCTCTCGGTGCGTTCGGCCAACTGCCTGAAGAACGACAACATCGTCTATATCGGCGACCTGATCCAGAAGACCGAAGCCGAGATGCTGCGCACCCCGAACTTCGGCCGCAAGTCGCTGAACGAGATCAAGGAAGTGCTGGCGGCGATGGGCCTGCACCTCGGCATGGAAGTGCCGGACTGGCCGCCGGAAAACATCGAAGACCTCGCCAAGCGTTACGAAGACCAATATTGAGCATGAAACTCCAAGGATCGGCGGCGTGAGCCGCTCGATCCGACGGTCATGCGGAAAACCATCAGAGGCCGTGGCCTCTTGAACAACTGAAGAAGGAAAAGAGCCATGCGCCACGGTTTCAAAGGCCGTCGCTTCGCCCGCAGCGTAAGCCACCGCAAGTCGATGTTCGCCAACCTCGCCGTGTCTCTCATCGAGCACGAGCAGATCGTCACCACCCTGCCGAAGGCGAAGGACCTGCGTCCGATCGTCGAGAAGCTGGTGACGCTCGGCAAGCGCGGCGACCTGCATGCACGCCGCCAGGTGATCGCCCAGATCGGCAATGAAGGCGTCGTCAAGCGCCTGTTCGAGACCATCGCACCGCGCTACGCCACCCGCAACGGCGGCTACCTGCGCATCATGAAGGCGGGCTTCCGCCACGGCGACAATGCCGCCATGGCTGTCATCGAGTTCGTCGACCGCGACACCTCGGCCAAGGGCGCCGGCGATCGCGCCCGCATCGAAGCCGAAGGCACCGATGAGGAAGCCGCGGCCGCCTAAGGTCCGGGTTTTTGCGAGAGTTCAAAAGGGGCCCTGTGGGCCCCTTTTTCGTTAGCGATCGGCGAGTGGTTATCGAATCAGGTCCAAATAATCCTGGCCGCTCAGCGACCGCCAGTTGAGTGCTCCAGGTATCTCTTCGGCGGCAGTCCGTGGGTATGAGTAGATGCTATCGACCTTCGTTCGAGAGTCGACATCTCGAACAAACCGGGACAACGCCGACTCGTTCAAATGTTCAATGGCTTCTCGATCGCCAATGAACGCCGTGTCGACCTGAAAGTGAATCTGGATACCGCCAGCACAGATGTTCAGCAGAATATCGTCGCTTAGCGCCGCATAATAGACGGTTGCTTGTCTTGAATCCCACAGGCCTGCAGCCAGGAATTCCGAGGGTTTCGTCTCACCGTTGAATCCGTCCAAAGACACCTTCAATTGCTCGGTCAGTGAATCAGATTTGCCGCAGAGTTGTGCCGCTCCTTCGATCTGAAACCAGTTCATCTGGTACGGAGCGATGCTGTCGAAGGAAATCTCCAGGTTGCCGAAAAACCAATAGACTGGAACAGGATGGCCATCATCGACATTCCACCCGTCGGGCGGACCGAGCGTCTCTGCGACCTCCTTCAGCGTCATGTGAGGGGTTACCGGTCCTAAGTTGCCGGTGACCAAAAAGTCGCGGAATGAAGCGAGATGTTTTTTCATGATATCGCCGACGGTGCCCGATTGCAGACGGAGCTATAGCCGGTTACTGGCTGAAAATAATTCGATTTCATCGCCTTAGCCTTTCATTCTGCACAATCGTCGGGACAATGGCGCCCGATTTGGAGGATTCGGAATGCACCTCAAACGGCTGTTTCTTGTTGCCCTTTGCGCGCTGGCCGCCTTTGCCGCGGCACCGGCCCTGAGACAGGCGTTTGCGGAGGACGCCACCAAGCCCGCCGATCCGGGCCTGTCCGACGTGCTGACCGACCTGCTGCATGGCGTGGAAGGCGAAAACGCCACCTCCGGGCCCGACAAGCGCGTGCCGTTCGGCCGCGAGGAGGTGCAGCTCTCGTTCGCGCCGCTGGTCAAGCAGACGGCGCCGGCGGTGGTCAATGTCTATGCCTCGCAGACGGCCAAGGTGACGTCGCCTTTCGAGGGCGATCCCTTCTTCGAGGAGTTCTTCGGCCGCGCGCAGCCGCGCGCGCAATCCTCGCTTGGCTCAGGCGTGCTGGTCGACCCGAGCGGCGTCATCGTCACCAATTACCACGTCATCAAGGATGCCGACGAGGTGAAGGTGGCGACCGCGGACGGTCGCGAGTTCGCCAGCAAGGTCATGCTCAAGGACGAGACGCTCGATCTCGCCGTGCTCAAGATATCCGCCGACAAGCCGTTCCCGGTGATCGCCATCGGCGATTCCGACGCGCTGGAGGTTGGCGACCTGGTGCTGGCGATCGGCAATCCGTTCGGCGTCGGCCAGACCACCACCAGCGGCATCGTCTCGGCACTTGCCCGCAGCCATATCGGCGTTTCGGATTCGGGCTATTTCATCCAGACCGACGCCGCTATCAATCCCGGCAACTCCGGTGGGGCGCTGATCAACATGGGTGGCCAATTGGTCGGCATCAACACGGCGATCTACAGCCGCAGCGGTGGCTCGATCGGCATCGGCTTTGCCATTCCCGCCAATATGGTGCGGGCTTTCGCCGACGCGGCCAAGGCCGGGCTCGACTTCTTCGAGCGGCCCTATATCGGCGCCGAGTTCGAGGCGGTGACGCCGCAGATCGCGGAATCGCTCGGCATGGAAAAGCCGACCGGCGCGCTGGTCTCGACCGTCGACGCCACCGGTCCGGCGGGCAAGGCGGGGCTGAAGCCGGGCGATGTCGTGCTGTCGCTCAACAACACGCCGGTCGAAAGCATCGAGGCTCTTGACTATCGCATGGCCACCTTGTCGATCGGCTCCAAGGCCAGCTTCGCTGTGCTGAGCAAGGGCCAGCAGGCGACGATGGAGATCCCGCTGGAGCGCGCGCCGGAAGGCGCCAAGGCGACCGAGGTGACGCTGCACGGCCGCAGCCCGTTCGCCGGCGCCAAGGTGGCTGAACTGTCGCCGCGGCTTGCCCAGAAGCTCGGCCTGCGTACCGACCTCAAGGGCGTCACCGTTGTAGATATCAACCGCGATTCGCCGGCGGCCGATTTCGGCTTCCAGCCGGGCGACATCGTGCGCGAGGTGAACGGCACGACCATCGACACGGCGGCAACGCTGGCGCAAATAGCCCAGCAGGACACGCGCTGGTGGCGCTTTACCGTCGAGCGCGGCGGGCAGATACTGCGCCAGGTGTTGCGTTACTGAGGCGATCCAAGGGATCGTCCTCCAGCTTTGAAGACGTTTCATGGCCGACCTGTTCACTGTTGACGAACCGGAGAAGGCGCCGCCCGGCCGGCCGCTGGCCGACCGGCTACGCCCCAAGAACCTCGGCGAGGTCGTTGGCCAGGAGCATCTGACCGGTCCGGACGGCGCGCTGACCAGGCTGATCGATTCGGGCTCGCTCGGATCGATGATCTTCTGGGGACCGCCCGGCACAGGCAAGACCACGGTTGCGCGGCTGCTCGCCGGCGAGACCAAGCTCGCCTTCGAGCAGATATCGGCGGTGTTTTCCGGCGTCGCCGACCTGAAGAAGGTGTTCGAGACGGCGAAGCTGCGCCGCGCCAACGGCCGCCAGACCCTGCTCTTCGTCGACGAGATACATCGCTTCAACCGCGCCCAGCAGGACGGCTTCTTGCCTGTGATGGAAGACGGCACTGTCGTGCTGGTCGGCGCCACCACGGAAAACCCGTCCTTCGAGCTGAACGCGGCGTTGCTGTCGCGGGCGCGCGTGCTGGTGTTTCGTTCGCTCGGCGAGGACAGCATCGCCAAGCTTCTGGCGCGCGCCGAGGAGGCCGAGGGCAGGGCGCTGCCGCTCGACGCCGAGGCACGCGCCATGCTGATCCGCATGAGCGATGGCGACGGTCGCGCCTCGCTGACGCTCGCCGAGGAAGTGTGGCGCGCCGCCAAGTCCGGCGAGGTGTTCGACCCCGAGGGCCTGCAGCGCATCATCCAGCGCCGCGCGCCGATCTACGACAAGGGGCAGGACGGCCACTACAATCTGATCTCGGCGCTGCACAAATCGGTACGCGGCTCCGATCCGGACGCGGCACTCTACTATCTTGCCCGCATGTTCGACGCCGGCGAGGATCCGCTCTATCTCGGCCGTCGTCTGGTACGGATGGCGGTGGAGGACATCGGGCTGGCCGATCCGCAGGCGCTGGTCATCGCCAATGCCGCCAAGGACGCCTACGACTATCTGGGCTCGCCCGAGGGCGAGCTCGCCTTCGCCCAGGCAACGGTCTATCTCGCAACTGCGCCCAAGTCGAACGCCGTCTACACGGCGTTCAAGGCGGCGACTTTAGCCGCGAAGGAGTACGGCTCGCTGCTGCCGCCCAAGCACATCCTCAACGCGCCGACGAAGTTGATGAAGGAAGAGGATTACGGCGCCGGCTACCGCTACGACCATGACGAGCCCGACGCCTTCTCGGGCCAGGACTACTTTCCGGAAAAGATGGGCCGGCGCACCTTCTACGATCCGCCCGAGCGCGGCTTCGAGCGCGACATCAGGAAGCGGCTGGAATATTGGGCGAAGCTGCGCAGCGAGCGGGAAAGGTAGGCCCTGCCGCGCCTGGCCGCTTGCTTCGGCCTGCGCCCATTCAGCCGGCAAGCGCGGCCCGGATCTTGCCGGCATTTTCCGCCAGCACCTCCGGTTTTTCCATCTGTCCGCTGTGCGGCTTCAAGGGGATGCCCTCGAAGCGCGGGATGACGTGGACATGGAGGTGGTAGACGGTCTGCCCCGAAGCCGGTTCGTTGAATTGCAGGATGGTCACCCCGTCGGCGCCGAAAGCTTTCTTGACCGCCCGCGCAACCTTCTGCACGACCGCAAAGAGCGGGGCGAATGTCGCCGGATCGGCGTCGAGCAGATTGCGCGACGCCGCCTTCGGCACCACCAGAGTATGGCCCGTTCCCTGCGGCATCACGTCCATGAAGGCGATGACCGCATCGTCTTCGTAGACACGGTGCGAGGGGATTTCGCCGCGCAGGATCTTCGCGAAGATGTTGCCGGGATCGTAGTCAGCCATGGCGGGCGCTCCTGATCGTGGTGTCCCGTTCCGTGTAGCGAAGCCGCCGTGAAGCGGCAAGGCAAGTCAGCGGGCCTATTCGGCCAGATCCTTGCGGAACGGCGTGTGGTCTTCGAGATATTCGCCCATCCGCTCGACCTCGCGGCGCTCGCGGCGGAGATAATCGGCCACCGCGTTGCGCAGGCCAGGATGCGCGATGTAGTGCGCCGAGTGCATGGTCACGGGGCGGTAGCCGCGCGCCAGCTTGTGCTCGCCCTGCGCGCCGGCTTCGACGACCTTCAGCTTGCGTTCGATGGCGAAGTCGATCGCCTGGTGGTAGCAGACCTCGAAATGCAGGAAGGGGTGGTCCTCGATGCAGCCCCAGTTGCGGCCGTAGAGCGCATCGGAGCCGATGAAGTTGATGGCGCCGGCAATGTAGCGCCCATTGCGCCTGGCCATCACCAGCAGGATGTCGTCGGCCATGCGCTCGCCGATCAGCGAGAAGAATTGACGGTTGAGATAGGGGCGCCCCCATTTCCTGCCGCCGGTGTCCATGTAGAAGGCGAAGAAGTCGTCCCAGGCCCTTTCGGTCAGGTCCTTGCCGGTGAGCCAATCGATCGAGATGCCGTCGGCCAGCGCCTCGCGCCGCTCCTTCTTCATCGCCTTGCGCTTGCGGGAAGCAAGCGTGGCGAGGAAGTCGTCATAGCTCGAAAAACCTTCGTTGAAGAAATGGAACTGCTGGTCGGTGCGGTGCAGGAAGCCGGCCGCCACCAGCGTAGCGACATCGCTTTCTGAGGCGAAGGTGACGTGCGCGGAGGACACGCCGAGCTTGTCGGTCACCATTTTGAGACCGGCGGCAAGCCCGGCCTTCACCGCGTCCTCGTCCTCGCCTTTGGTGACCAGCAGGCGAGGGCCGGTGACGGGGGTGAACGGCACAGCACTTTGCAGCTTCGGATAATAGCGGCCGCCCGCGCGTTCGAACGCATCCGACCAGCCATGGTCGAAGACATACTCTCCCTGGCTGTGCGATTTGAGATAGCAGGGCACGGCGCCCAGCAGCTTGCCCCGCGCGGTCTCCAGCCGCAGGTGATGGCCCTGCCAGCCGGTACGGCGCACGGCGCAGCCG
This window encodes:
- the rpsH gene encoding 30S ribosomal protein S8 — encoded protein: MSLSDPLGDMLTRIRNAYGRKKSSVSTPASRLRTRVLDVLKAEGYIRDYSQTDFENGKSEIEIELKYFDGAPVVREIARVSKPGRRVYVSAKSIPQVANGLGIAILSTPKGVMADHEAREQNVGGEILCQIF
- the rplF gene encoding 50S ribosomal protein L6, yielding MSRIGKKPVSLPQGVTATVNGQTVTAKGPKGELKFVVNDEVLVKLEGTEIAVQPRDQTKTARAKWGMSRTQIVNILQGVKDGFEKRLEITGVGYRAAMQGKNLQLALGFSHDVVYETPQGITITVPKPTEITVTGIDKQQVGQVAAEIREYRGPEPYKGKGVRYAGEKIVRKEGKKK
- the rplR gene encoding 50S ribosomal protein L18 — translated: MGSKESTQRRAQRVRRQIKKVAGERPRLSVHRTSKNIYVQVIDDAKGHTLAAASTLEKDLKGSLKTGADTAAAAAVGKLIAERASKAGVKEVVFDRGPYIYHGRVKALAEAAREGGLSF
- the rpsE gene encoding 30S ribosomal protein S5, yielding MAQERREGGRGREREREERDDGMVDKLVHINRVAKVVKGGRRFGFAALVVVGDQKGRVGFGHGKAREVPEAIRKATESAKRDMIFVPLRSGRTLHHDVEGRWGAGRVLLRAAKQGTGIIAGGPMRAVFETLGMHDVVAKSMGSSNPYNMVRATFDALKSQMHPKDVAAARGIKYSTLQARRGTAVAAEE
- the rpmD gene encoding 50S ribosomal protein L30, with the protein product MAKKATKTITVEQIGSPIRRPKEQRATLVGLGLNKMHKQRTLEDTPSVRGMIAAVQHLVRVVDEG
- the rplO gene encoding 50S ribosomal protein L15 is translated as MKLNDLRDKDGATHSKKRLGRGIGSGSGKTGGRGVKGQKARSGVAINGFEGGQMPLYRRLPKRGFNNLFAKSFTVVSLARIQAAVDAKKLDAKATVTAEALVAAGVIRRVKDGVRVLSDGELKAKLAFDVAGASKAAIEKIEKAGGSVKVPEKAAAE
- the secY gene encoding preprotein translocase subunit SecY; this encodes MASAAEQLASNLNFSAFAKAEDLKKRIWFTVGALLVYRLGTYIPLPGINPDAFAQAFSSQSKGVLGMFNMFAGGAVQRMAIFALGIMPYISASIIMQLMTSVIPSLEALKKEGEQGRKIINQYTRYGTVLLALVQAYGISVGLEGGNGIVNDPGMFFRISTVVTLVGGTMFLMWLGEQITARGIGNGISLIIFSGIVAGLPRAISGTLELGRTGALSTGLILAIIVLAIVVIALIVFFERAQRRLLIQYPKRQVGNRMFQGDTSHLPLKLNTSGVIPPIFASSLLLLPATVAGFSQTTNMPAWASTILASLGHGQPLYMAFYAAMIVFFAFFYTAIVFNPKDTADQLKKHSGFIPGYRPGERTADYIDYVLTRITVIGAIYLVLVCLLPEFLISATGVPFYLGGTSLLIVVSVTLDTVAQIQGHLIAHQYEGLIKKSKLRGGKRTR
- a CDS encoding adenylate kinase, which produces MRLILLGPPGAGKGTQAQRLVEKYRIPQLSTGDMLRAAVQAGTEVGKRAKAVMDAGELVSDVIVNAIVAERIDQADCANGFILDGYPRTLVQADAVESMLAERGLHLDAVIELVVDDKALVGRIVKRAEDAKAAGQPVRKDDNPAVFEERLREYYKKTAPLIGYYYAKGRLKSVDGMADIDTVTREIEAVLKSVTQAAA
- the rpsM gene encoding 30S ribosomal protein S13 — encoded protein: MARIAGVNIPTNKRVVIALQYIHGIGKKFAQEIVDKVGIPAERRVNQLTDAEVLQIRETIDRDYQVEGDLRREVSMNIKRLMDLGCYRGLRHRRSLPVRGQRTHTNARTRKGPAKSIAGKKK
- the rpsK gene encoding 30S ribosomal protein S11, with product MAKEAARVRRRERKNISSGVAHVNSTFNNTMITITDAQGNSIAWSSAGAQGFKGSRKSTPFAAQMAAEDVAKKAQEHGMRMLEVEVCGPGSGRESALRALQAAGFTITSIRDVTPIPHNGCRPRKKRRV
- a CDS encoding DNA-directed RNA polymerase subunit alpha; the protein is MIQKNWQELIKPNKIEFSSKKKTMTTLVAEPLERGFGLTLGNALRRVLLSSLRGAAVTAVQIDGVLHEFSSIAGVREDVTDIVLNIKEIAIRMEGDGPKRMVVRKQGPGAVLAGDIQTVGDVEILNPDHVICTLDEGAEIRMEFTVDTGKGYVPAERNRAEDAPIGLIPVDSLYSPVKKVSYKVENTREGQVLDYDKLTMTIETDGSISGEDAVAFAARILQDQLGLFVNFDEPQKEVAAEAVTELAFNPALLKKVDELELSVRSANCLKNDNIVYIGDLIQKTEAEMLRTPNFGRKSLNEIKEVLAAMGLHLGMEVPDWPPENIEDLAKRYEDQY
- the rplQ gene encoding 50S ribosomal protein L17 is translated as MRHGFKGRRFARSVSHRKSMFANLAVSLIEHEQIVTTLPKAKDLRPIVEKLVTLGKRGDLHARRQVIAQIGNEGVVKRLFETIAPRYATRNGGYLRIMKAGFRHGDNAAMAVIEFVDRDTSAKGAGDRARIEAEGTDEEAAAA